Proteins from a single region of Lelliottia sp. JS-SCA-14:
- a CDS encoding molecular chaperone, whose protein sequence is MNKMNKGFPVLALFCSFTVHAGIVINGTRFVFPEAAESLTVDMNNTATTDFLVQTKISPLQGNTIFVATPPLMMVGGGHAGKIRIIRTGGILPADRESLFYLTIAAIPAGRPEANSLQIAVKSRIKLFYRPAGLNEGADLAYQKLQWEMNDGALQVSNPTPYFVTLSQLKINDQPVEQRNMVAPFSSLKVPGCHESASCQVQWQSLNDYAALMPVRKTLVARSHPSLLPQQKEKTREDER, encoded by the coding sequence ATGAATAAAATGAACAAAGGCTTCCCGGTACTGGCTTTATTTTGCAGTTTCACCGTCCACGCGGGAATCGTGATTAACGGCACGCGGTTTGTTTTTCCGGAGGCAGCGGAGTCTCTCACTGTTGATATGAACAACACGGCGACAACGGACTTTTTGGTACAGACCAAAATCAGCCCACTTCAGGGGAACACGATTTTTGTCGCCACGCCGCCGCTGATGATGGTCGGCGGCGGACATGCCGGAAAGATCCGCATCATTCGCACTGGTGGCATTTTACCCGCCGATCGTGAAAGCCTGTTTTACCTGACCATTGCGGCAATTCCGGCGGGCAGACCAGAGGCCAACAGTCTGCAAATTGCGGTAAAGTCTCGGATCAAACTCTTTTATCGTCCTGCGGGGTTAAATGAAGGGGCTGATTTGGCCTATCAGAAATTGCAGTGGGAAATGAATGATGGGGCGCTACAGGTTAGTAATCCTACGCCCTATTTTGTTACGCTCAGTCAGCTTAAAATTAATGACCAGCCTGTAGAACAAAGGAATATGGTCGCCCCCTTTAGTTCGCTAAAAGTGCCAGGGTGCCACGAAAGCGCTTCCTGCCAGGTGCAATGGCAAAGTCTGAATGATTACGCCGCTTTAATGCCAGTCCGTAAAACCTTAGTGGCACGCTCTCATCCCAGTCTTCTCCCCCAGCAGAAGGAGAAAACCAGGGAAGATGAGCGCTGA
- a CDS encoding fimbrial protein, whose amino-acid sequence MMNHIGPLSFCLLTILTPPVTVAYDGKVNITGDIHTVTCAVTTSDLKVTLGEVYSTAFTASGDSSDLIPFSLGVKDCSAVSNVTVTFTGIAAVKGSPLVALDSAPGTATGLGVKILDDTKSTIAVNSTSHSYPVKAGATTATLNFYAQFTSYSTKVTAGPASATVTFNMTYE is encoded by the coding sequence ATGATGAATCACATCGGGCCGCTCTCTTTTTGTCTGTTGACGATCCTCACCCCCCCTGTAACCGTTGCCTACGATGGCAAGGTGAATATCACGGGTGATATTCATACGGTGACCTGTGCGGTAACCACCAGCGATCTTAAAGTCACTCTGGGCGAAGTCTATTCCACCGCCTTTACAGCGTCCGGCGATAGCAGCGATCTCATTCCGTTCTCCCTTGGGGTTAAGGATTGCTCAGCGGTCAGCAACGTGACCGTCACATTCACCGGCATTGCCGCGGTGAAAGGCAGTCCGCTGGTAGCCCTGGACTCCGCGCCGGGCACGGCCACCGGCCTGGGCGTGAAGATTCTGGACGATACAAAATCTACTATCGCCGTAAACAGCACTAGCCACTCCTATCCTGTTAAGGCCGGAGCCACAACGGCGACGTTAAATTTTTACGCGCAGTTCACTTCCTACAGCACAAAAGTGACCGCTGGCCCCGCCTCTGCCACCGTCACCTTCAACATGACCTATGAATAA
- a CDS encoding fimbrial protein, protein MKKIISVFAGLFFISPILACPAYADLAQINLTMTGTIVDSTCDIDTNSKNQTVHIGSFATTDFKSVGSVSVDAPFTIVLKKCSSMIKNAGILFTGTTGSDPTLLSLTDTSGGGNIASGVAVQVLDKDKKPVAINSSSPLSYALKSGDNTLNFSLRYKSTLATVTPGNATAVLYFSVEYP, encoded by the coding sequence ATGAAAAAAATCATTAGCGTTTTCGCGGGACTATTTTTTATTTCACCGATACTGGCCTGTCCCGCGTACGCAGATTTAGCACAAATCAACCTGACAATGACGGGTACCATTGTGGATAGCACCTGTGACATCGATACCAACAGTAAAAACCAGACTGTCCATATTGGTTCATTTGCCACCACAGATTTTAAATCAGTGGGCAGCGTCAGCGTTGATGCGCCTTTTACCATCGTATTAAAAAAATGCTCATCAATGATTAAAAATGCCGGCATTTTATTCACGGGCACAACCGGCTCAGACCCGACGCTGCTTTCATTAACGGACACCAGCGGGGGCGGGAATATAGCATCGGGGGTCGCTGTCCAGGTGCTGGATAAAGATAAGAAGCCTGTTGCCATTAACAGTTCATCGCCGCTGAGTTACGCCTTAAAAAGCGGCGACAATACACTTAATTTTTCCCTGCGCTACAAGTCCACTCTGGCGACAGTGACACCGGGAAACGCAACTGCTGTGCTTTATTTTTCGGTGGAGTATCCATGA
- a CDS encoding fimbrial protein produces MRVFSVIFLRFLFGAILLIGSIDNVWASEGPCYPSPSTHQFHYNFGTYAISDINNNHPGVFIPDVYHWHSGDNYQGYCECTGLGMADVKYKTITSLANGHTSGFYKLNEYLEFSMDILLVNGDSQSFVPIPWNNVANHWIEQCYVAHSVHQWTTGSEGKLSLYIAKAFIGETVIIDEKLVDIYATRVSGNYGTTPMASVYMAGIITAPQKCVINAGQMVTVNFGNISAANFTTKTQAPTGYSPKTISTAIKCTNVDAYANLTVRFQADASPDYASAIKTNNPDIGVIMMDTNGKLTLPNSGLIPFHLDGNAEATVTFKATPVSTTGKIPGLGKFTAQAYIRVDYA; encoded by the coding sequence ATGAGAGTCTTTTCTGTTATTTTTCTGCGGTTTTTATTTGGCGCTATTTTATTGATCGGTAGCATCGATAATGTCTGGGCCAGCGAAGGTCCCTGTTATCCCTCTCCCTCAACACATCAATTTCATTATAACTTTGGCACCTATGCAATATCGGATATAAATAACAATCACCCCGGTGTATTTATTCCGGACGTTTACCACTGGCACAGTGGCGATAACTATCAAGGTTACTGCGAATGCACCGGGCTTGGTATGGCTGATGTAAAATATAAAACGATAACCTCTCTGGCTAATGGGCATACCTCTGGCTTTTATAAACTCAATGAGTACCTTGAATTTTCTATGGATATTCTTTTAGTTAATGGTGATAGCCAGAGTTTCGTTCCCATCCCATGGAATAATGTTGCTAACCACTGGATTGAGCAATGCTATGTAGCTCACAGTGTTCATCAGTGGACCACAGGCTCCGAGGGGAAGCTATCGCTCTATATTGCCAAAGCTTTTATTGGTGAAACAGTCATTATCGACGAAAAGCTTGTTGATATTTACGCCACCCGTGTGAGCGGCAATTATGGAACTACCCCTATGGCTTCCGTTTATATGGCAGGCATAATAACGGCACCGCAAAAGTGTGTTATTAACGCGGGGCAGATGGTGACGGTTAATTTTGGCAATATCTCCGCAGCGAATTTTACCACCAAAACGCAAGCTCCGACTGGCTATTCGCCTAAAACAATCAGCACGGCCATTAAATGCACCAACGTTGATGCCTATGCCAACCTGACAGTGCGCTTTCAGGCGGACGCGTCTCCAGACTACGCCAGTGCAATTAAAACGAATAACCCTGACATCGGGGTCATTATGATGGATACCAATGGCAAACTGACCCTCCCAAATTCAGGTCTAATTCCATTTCATCTGGATGGAAATGCTGAAGCTACGGTGACATTTAAAGCCACGCCCGTCAGCACCACCGGTAAAATTCCAGGCTTAGGCAAGTTCACCGCTCAAGCTTATATCCGTGTTGACTATGCCTGA
- a CDS encoding fimbrial biogenesis usher protein codes for MRTRMDTPLTPPTRAFLRTPGWRQIVLLTLVFSPVTRADNYFNPAFLSDDPSAVASLKRFEKGNGHGPGKYRVDIYLNGTFVSTEDVEFKAPANKQGDVAPCLTRVRLDALGVEMKAFPDIAALAEDACVPLATMIPDARTDFDFEQQHLNISLPQAAMKQSARGYIPPEQWDDGITALLLNYDFTGSNSWGDSVSNSYYLNLQSTLNIGPWRLHDYSSGTYDGGQGDGSASHWEHISTYLQRNIIPLKGELTVGDSYTPSDVFDSVGFRGVQIASDDNMLPDSLRGFAPTVRGIARSNAKVTVKQNGYVIYQTYVSPGAFEINDLYPTSSSGDMDVEIAETDGSKTTFSVPYSAVPLLQREGRIKYAVTAGQYHTNTADQDDQNFAQGTLIWGLPYGMTAYGGMQHSENYQAESLGLGLNLGDIGAFSADLTQANSTLADDSKHSGQSLRFLYAKSLNSTGTNFQLLGYRYSTQGFYTLDDTTYTQMSGYTIDTQDGKKDVEPDWTDYYDLYYSKRGKIQINISQQVGSNGSVYVTGSQQSYWNTDETDNLWQVGYSGNLNDVSFNLSYSYNKAMGQPQADQQFALGISLPLGKWLASGDNSDVSNPLNNAYATYSNSTDNHGKMTQSAGVSGTLLSDNNLSYTVQQGYANQGDGTSGNASLNYQGGLGNGNIGYNYGAGYQQVNYGLSGGIVAHANGITLSQPLGSTNVLIKAPGASGVDIENSTGVKTDWRGYAVVPYATTYRQNRIALNTDTLGDKVDIDNAVVDVVPSEGALVVANFAAHTGLRAMVTLMHNNKPVPFGATVSRSDGGNSTLVGDDGQAYLMGLPLTGELTVQWGDDVKEQCKATYQLAESEMNKPISLFTLRCQ; via the coding sequence ATGCGAACGAGAATGGACACTCCGTTAACTCCGCCGACGCGTGCCTTCCTCCGTACGCCGGGATGGCGGCAGATAGTGCTGTTGACGTTGGTGTTTTCTCCTGTGACACGGGCGGATAACTATTTCAACCCTGCCTTTTTGTCGGACGATCCGTCGGCGGTCGCCAGCCTTAAACGCTTTGAAAAAGGCAACGGTCACGGGCCGGGGAAATATCGCGTCGATATCTATCTGAACGGGACGTTCGTCTCGACCGAAGACGTCGAGTTCAAAGCGCCTGCCAACAAACAGGGCGATGTCGCGCCCTGCCTGACGCGCGTGCGGCTGGACGCGCTCGGCGTTGAGATGAAAGCGTTTCCGGATATCGCCGCTCTGGCGGAAGATGCCTGTGTGCCGCTGGCGACGATGATCCCCGACGCTCGTACCGATTTTGATTTTGAGCAGCAGCACCTGAACATCAGCCTGCCGCAGGCGGCGATGAAGCAGAGTGCGCGCGGCTATATCCCGCCGGAACAGTGGGACGACGGCATCACCGCGCTGCTGCTGAACTATGATTTCACCGGCAGTAACAGTTGGGGCGATAGCGTCAGCAACAGTTATTACCTCAATCTGCAAAGCACGCTGAACATCGGGCCGTGGCGGCTGCACGACTATTCATCCGGCACCTACGACGGGGGGCAGGGTGACGGCAGCGCCAGCCACTGGGAGCACATCAGCACCTACCTGCAGCGAAATATCATCCCGCTGAAGGGAGAGTTGACCGTCGGCGACAGCTATACCCCGTCAGACGTGTTCGACAGCGTCGGTTTTCGCGGTGTGCAGATAGCTTCTGACGACAATATGTTGCCCGACAGCCTGCGCGGTTTCGCGCCAACGGTGCGCGGTATCGCCCGCAGCAACGCCAAAGTGACTGTCAAACAGAACGGCTACGTCATCTACCAAACTTACGTCTCGCCGGGTGCGTTTGAGATCAACGATCTCTACCCGACCTCATCGAGCGGCGATATGGACGTGGAAATTGCCGAAACCGACGGCAGCAAAACCACCTTCTCGGTGCCTTATTCCGCTGTGCCGCTGTTACAGCGCGAAGGGCGAATAAAATATGCCGTGACCGCCGGGCAGTATCACACCAATACCGCCGATCAGGATGACCAGAATTTCGCCCAGGGCACCCTCATTTGGGGGCTGCCGTACGGGATGACGGCCTACGGGGGTATGCAGCACTCGGAAAACTATCAGGCGGAGAGCCTCGGGCTCGGGCTGAACCTCGGCGATATCGGCGCATTTTCAGCCGACCTGACCCAGGCCAACAGTACGCTTGCCGACGACAGCAAACACAGCGGGCAATCATTGCGCTTTCTGTACGCCAAGTCGCTGAACTCGACGGGCACCAACTTCCAGCTGCTCGGCTATCGCTATTCGACGCAGGGCTTTTATACCCTGGATGACACCACCTACACCCAGATGAGCGGCTATACCATCGACACCCAGGACGGCAAAAAAGACGTCGAGCCGGACTGGACGGACTATTACGACCTCTACTACAGCAAACGCGGCAAAATACAGATCAACATTTCGCAGCAGGTCGGCAGCAACGGGTCGGTTTATGTCACCGGTAGCCAGCAAAGCTACTGGAATACTGACGAAACCGACAATCTGTGGCAGGTGGGCTACAGCGGTAACCTGAATGACGTCAGCTTTAACCTGAGCTACAGCTACAACAAAGCGATGGGTCAGCCGCAGGCCGACCAGCAGTTTGCGTTGGGCATCTCGCTGCCGCTCGGAAAATGGCTCGCCTCTGGCGATAACAGCGACGTGAGCAACCCTCTCAATAACGCTTACGCCACCTACAGCAACAGTACCGATAACCACGGCAAAATGACCCAGTCGGCGGGCGTCAGCGGCACGCTGCTCAGCGACAACAACCTTAGCTACACGGTGCAGCAGGGCTACGCCAATCAGGGCGATGGCACCAGCGGTAACGCGTCGCTGAACTATCAGGGCGGACTCGGCAACGGCAACATCGGCTACAACTACGGCGCAGGCTACCAGCAGGTGAACTACGGCCTGAGTGGGGGGATCGTCGCCCATGCCAACGGCATTACCCTGAGCCAGCCGCTCGGCAGCACCAATGTGCTCATTAAAGCGCCGGGTGCCTCGGGTGTGGATATTGAAAACAGCACCGGGGTGAAAACCGACTGGCGCGGCTATGCCGTCGTACCGTATGCCACCACCTACCGCCAGAACCGTATCGCGCTCAATACCGATACGCTGGGCGATAAAGTGGATATCGACAATGCCGTCGTTGACGTGGTGCCAAGCGAAGGCGCGCTGGTGGTGGCGAATTTCGCAGCCCACACCGGCCTGCGGGCAATGGTGACGCTAATGCACAACAACAAACCGGTGCCGTTTGGTGCCACCGTCAGCCGCAGTGACGGCGGCAACTCGACCCTCGTCGGCGACGACGGCCAGGCCTATTTGATGGGGCTGCCATTGACCGGGGAATTAACCGTCCAGTGGGGTGATGACGTTAAAGAACAGTGCAAAGCGACATACCAGCTTGCCGAGAGTGAAATGAATAAACCGATTAGTCTGTTTACCCTGAGGTGCCAGTAA
- a CDS encoding fimbria/pilus periplasmic chaperone — MMLCVSHTACAGGVSLGGTRLIYPAGSSQVSMSVNNSDDNAVFLIQSWVENENGARSPDFAITPPLFVIQPQKENTLRVMYISAKNLPADRETVYWLNMKAIPSAAADTKGKNTLQLAVLSRIKLFVRPKNLPIKSVDAPALLRFHRVGAQLSIKNPSPYYVTLVQFTVGGEKLPNTMVPPKESLTVPVPDNAQGEIVFQTVSDFGANTAGQKGIME; from the coding sequence ATGATGCTCTGTGTCAGCCACACGGCCTGTGCCGGTGGCGTCTCTCTCGGCGGCACCCGGCTTATCTATCCGGCGGGCAGCAGCCAGGTTTCCATGTCGGTCAACAACAGCGATGACAACGCCGTGTTTTTGATCCAGAGCTGGGTGGAAAATGAAAACGGTGCAAGAAGCCCGGATTTCGCAATTACCCCGCCGCTGTTTGTCATTCAGCCGCAAAAAGAAAACACTCTGCGGGTAATGTATATCAGCGCGAAAAACCTGCCTGCCGACCGTGAAACGGTCTACTGGCTGAATATGAAGGCTATCCCTTCAGCTGCCGCGGACACTAAAGGCAAAAACACGCTCCAGCTGGCGGTGCTGAGCCGGATCAAGCTGTTTGTGCGGCCGAAAAATCTGCCGATTAAATCGGTGGATGCACCGGCGCTGCTGCGCTTTCATCGCGTGGGCGCACAATTGTCGATTAAAAACCCGAGCCCCTATTACGTAACGCTGGTGCAGTTTACCGTCGGCGGCGAAAAGCTCCCCAACACCATGGTGCCGCCCAAGGAGAGCCTGACGGTTCCGGTTCCGGACAACGCTCAGGGTGAGATAGTCTTTCAGACGGTCAGCGACTTTGGCGCTAACACCGCCGGACAAAAAGGCATAATGGAATAG
- a CDS encoding fimbrial protein, which translates to MPFQTLTRQMFPVVGLLLLACSAAADETGGQIHFNGNAVDAACAVNAQSSDQTVEMGQVRKEAFNGVGSWADPIGFTLTLTDCNSAVSQSAGVAFQGVTDSHDPLVLAITDGPGSAIGVGLGIYDEQANLVVPNSAPRSYKTLIDGQNVLHFIAKYRATARIVAGDASVVANFIVIYP; encoded by the coding sequence ATGCCGTTTCAGACGCTTACCAGGCAGATGTTTCCTGTTGTCGGCCTGCTTTTGCTCGCCTGTAGCGCCGCTGCGGATGAAACCGGGGGGCAAATCCACTTTAACGGCAACGCCGTAGATGCTGCCTGTGCGGTGAATGCCCAAAGCAGCGACCAGACCGTCGAAATGGGCCAGGTACGTAAAGAGGCCTTCAACGGCGTGGGCAGTTGGGCCGATCCTATTGGTTTCACCCTGACCTTAACTGACTGCAACTCCGCCGTCAGCCAGTCTGCCGGGGTGGCATTTCAGGGCGTTACCGACAGCCACGATCCTCTGGTTCTCGCCATCACTGACGGACCCGGTTCAGCCATCGGCGTCGGTCTCGGGATCTATGACGAACAGGCCAATCTGGTTGTGCCCAACAGTGCTCCACGTTCTTACAAGACCCTGATTGACGGCCAAAACGTCCTGCATTTTATCGCCAAATACCGCGCCACAGCGCGCATCGTCGCCGGTGATGCCAGCGTGGTGGCGAATTTTATCGTTATCTATCCGTAG
- a CDS encoding fimbrial protein translates to MTSSQKLNTLFAATLLALSGSALAAGTSVTGGQVHFNGTVVDAACSVDEDSVDFNVDMGQVRTAKFAGADGKVAPGTAANQKRPFTIKLSDCDTTVSKNAAITFSGNAPAAMPTALDNTAGAGSAVGIGIQLYDNVGKALALGTASPAYALINGENSLVFSADYITTGTTVKPGDVQATATFNVTYS, encoded by the coding sequence ATGACTAGTTCACAAAAACTGAACACTTTATTCGCAGCAACCCTTTTGGCTTTATCAGGTTCTGCGCTGGCAGCGGGCACCTCAGTGACCGGTGGTCAGGTGCATTTTAACGGTACCGTTGTCGATGCCGCTTGTTCAGTGGACGAAGACTCCGTCGATTTTAACGTCGATATGGGCCAGGTTCGTACCGCGAAATTTGCAGGTGCAGACGGCAAAGTTGCACCGGGTACCGCGGCGAATCAGAAACGCCCATTCACCATCAAGCTGTCCGACTGTGACACCACTGTCTCCAAAAATGCCGCCATCACCTTCAGCGGTAACGCCCCTGCAGCTATGCCTACCGCTCTCGACAATACCGCCGGTGCGGGTTCAGCCGTGGGTATTGGCATTCAGCTGTATGACAATGTCGGTAAAGCTCTGGCTCTGGGAACGGCGTCTCCAGCCTATGCGCTGATTAATGGTGAAAACTCACTGGTCTTCTCTGCGGATTACATCACCACCGGCACCACGGTGAAACCAGGCGATGTGCAGGCCACCGCGACCTTCAACGTGACCTACTCCTGA
- a CDS encoding helix-turn-helix domain-containing protein, giving the protein MKSALHNCVSVYQDPCFNLEKPVAEVERIIEKLLPAATPVFMQEGGGVINLKLLNKNKGGLSVILLLKGKMNFIRKSSGGILFGTAEGPSVFGLLGSSFKEEVFKYVAVGDCNIYALPRDMAIDIINAHNLLRDVLNYHAYISDMEVRYSNRLINQTPYGIVCAILCELAALPESVRLKTGIAKFIIERSHISRSTMMKILADLRDGGYVDIQYGKLIRIIKNFPKFY; this is encoded by the coding sequence ATGAAATCGGCATTACATAATTGCGTTTCCGTTTATCAAGATCCCTGCTTTAACCTGGAAAAACCTGTAGCAGAGGTGGAACGAATCATTGAGAAGTTGCTTCCAGCCGCGACTCCGGTCTTCATGCAGGAAGGTGGAGGTGTTATCAACCTGAAACTTCTCAATAAAAATAAGGGCGGGCTTTCGGTCATTTTGTTATTAAAGGGAAAAATGAATTTTATCAGAAAGTCCTCAGGAGGAATACTCTTTGGCACTGCAGAGGGTCCATCTGTATTTGGATTGTTGGGTTCCAGCTTTAAAGAAGAAGTTTTCAAATATGTCGCCGTGGGTGACTGTAATATCTATGCCCTGCCCAGGGATATGGCAATTGATATAATTAACGCTCACAACCTGCTACGTGATGTTCTTAACTATCATGCTTATATTTCTGATATGGAAGTAAGGTACAGTAATCGCCTCATCAATCAAACTCCCTATGGAATTGTTTGTGCGATTCTCTGCGAACTTGCTGCATTACCTGAATCAGTACGATTAAAAACAGGTATTGCTAAATTTATCATTGAAAGAAGTCATATAAGCCGCAGCACGATGATGAAAATTCTGGCTGACTTGCGTGATGGAGGGTATGTGGATATCCAGTATGGAAAACTGATAAGAATTATAAAGAATTTCCCGAAATTTTATTGA
- a CDS encoding DUF1176 domain-containing protein, protein MRHSILLILFLSVLSVPLAWAAPAQQAFSDWQVTCNNQNFCVARNTGEHQGLVMTLSRSAGAKTDANLRIDLGGLEASPVKEAPVAPRLLLDGQPLTLDALHWKITPWHLVTDDTATIAAFLKTIQEGEALTLKGGKQIISLAGLKAALLFIDAQQKRVGSETAWIKKGDEPPLSVPPAPALKEVAVVNPTPTPLTHEELNDLLDYGSWRMNNSQCSLDPNRREVRVTALTDDKALLMISCEAGAYNTVDLAWLVSRKKPFAARTVRLRLPFVSSSESSEMELMNARFDEKTRELTTLALGRGMGDCGIQTRWRFDGQRFRLVRYAEEPSCDNWHGPDAWPTLWITR, encoded by the coding sequence ATGCGCCACAGCATTCTTCTTATTTTATTCCTCAGCGTACTGTCTGTGCCTCTGGCCTGGGCGGCACCTGCACAGCAAGCGTTTTCCGACTGGCAGGTGACCTGCAACAACCAGAACTTTTGCGTTGCGCGCAATACCGGTGAGCATCAGGGGCTGGTGATGACCTTAAGCCGCAGCGCGGGGGCCAAAACAGACGCCAATCTGCGCATTGACCTGGGTGGGCTGGAAGCGTCGCCGGTGAAAGAAGCGCCCGTTGCACCTCGCCTGCTGCTCGATGGTCAGCCCCTGACGCTGGATGCGCTGCACTGGAAAATCACGCCGTGGCATCTGGTGACCGACGATACCGCGACCATCGCCGCATTCCTGAAAACCATTCAGGAAGGGGAGGCGTTGACGCTGAAAGGCGGCAAACAGATTATCTCGCTGGCGGGGCTCAAGGCGGCGTTGCTGTTCATTGATGCCCAGCAAAAGCGTGTGGGGAGTGAAACCGCGTGGATTAAAAAGGGCGATGAACCGCCGCTCAGCGTGCCACCGGCCCCGGCGCTGAAAGAGGTGGCGGTGGTCAACCCGACGCCGACGCCTCTGACGCATGAAGAGCTCAACGATCTGCTGGATTACGGCAGCTGGCGGATGAACAACAGCCAGTGCTCGCTGGACCCTAACCGCCGCGAAGTGCGGGTGACGGCTTTAACGGATGACAAAGCGCTGCTGATGATCAGCTGTGAAGCAGGGGCTTACAATACGGTGGATCTGGCGTGGCTGGTGTCGCGTAAAAAACCGTTCGCCGCCCGAACCGTGCGGCTGCGCCTGCCGTTTGTCTCGTCAAGCGAGAGCAGCGAGATGGAGCTGATGAACGCTCGCTTTGATGAGAAAACCCGTGAGCTGACGACCCTGGCATTAGGGCGAGGAATGGGCGACTGCGGGATCCAGACGCGCTGGCGTTTTGACGGCCAGCGTTTTCGTCTGGTGCGGTACGCGGAAGAGCCGAGCTGCGACAACTGGCACGGGCCAGACGCGTGGCCGACGCTGTGGATCACGCGGTAA
- the nudK gene encoding GDP-mannose pyrophosphatase NudK → MSLKIEIIKDKILSENYFVLRNITYDLTHKGEVVRHKREVYDRGNGATILLYSREKQTVVLIRQFRVATWVNGNADGRLIETCAGLLDNDEPEVCIRKEAIEETGFEVGQVTKLFELYMSPGGVTELIHFFIAEYTDAQRSHAGGGVEDEAIDVLEIPFTQAQEMVKTGEIRDGKTLILLQYLQLSGLMS, encoded by the coding sequence ATGAGCCTGAAAATTGAGATCATCAAAGATAAAATCCTCTCTGAAAACTATTTTGTCCTGCGCAACATTACCTACGATTTAACTCACAAAGGCGAAGTGGTCCGCCACAAGCGCGAAGTCTACGACCGCGGCAATGGCGCCACCATCCTCTTATACAGCCGTGAAAAACAAACCGTCGTACTGATCCGCCAGTTCCGCGTCGCGACCTGGGTGAATGGCAACGCCGACGGGCGCTTAATCGAAACCTGCGCCGGTCTGCTGGATAACGACGAACCCGAAGTGTGCATCCGCAAAGAGGCCATCGAAGAGACGGGCTTTGAGGTGGGGCAAGTCACCAAACTGTTTGAGCTGTACATGTCCCCTGGCGGCGTGACGGAACTCATTCACTTCTTCATCGCCGAATACACCGACGCGCAGCGCAGCCATGCGGGTGGCGGCGTCGAGGACGAAGCCATCGACGTGCTGGAAATTCCGTTCACTCAGGCGCAGGAGATGGTCAAAACCGGCGAAATTCGCGATGGTAAAACGTTGATACTGCTCCAGTATTTACAGCTCTCTGGGCTAATGTCTTGA